The following coding sequences are from one Odontesthes bonariensis isolate fOdoBon6 chromosome 10, fOdoBon6.hap1, whole genome shotgun sequence window:
- the fam3a gene encoding protein FAM3A, with the protein MRLTGPLRAVVVLLLVGLTWLLASSLFGGESASSVRHFFSGTSVETTPELPPRRYKCGLSAPCPPKHLAFRLVSGAANVIGPKICVEDKMLLSSVKNNVGRGLNVALVNGVTGELLETKTFDMWAGDVSDLLKFLRPLHEGTLVFVASFDDAATKMNDESRRLFEELGSTAIKELAFRDSWVFVGAKGIENKSPFEQRMKNSKSSNKYEGWPESLEMDGCIPLRPPLEG; encoded by the exons ATGAGATTGACAG GCCCCCTGCGAGCTGTGGTTGTGCTGCTCCTGGTGGGGCTCACCTGGCTGCTGGCAAGCAGCTTATTTGGAGGGGAAAGTGCTTCGTCTGTGCGACATTTCTTCAGTG GCACAAGTGTGGAAACAACACCTG AACTGCCCCCCCGAAGGTATAAATGTGGACTTTCGGCCCCATGTCCCCCAAAGCATTTGGCTTTCCGTCTGGTGTCTGGTGCTGCCAATGTGATTGGCCCCAAAATCTGCGTGGAGGACAAGAT GTTATTGAGCAGCGTGAAGAACAATGTCGGCAGGGGACTTAACGTAGCTTTAGTTAATG GGGTGACCGGTGAGCTCTTAGAGACAAAGACCTTTGATATGTGGGCAGGAG ATGTCTCTGACCTGTTGAAGTTTTTACGGCCGCTTCATGAGGGAACCCTTGTGTTTGTGGCTTCCTTTGACGATGCTGCTACAAA AATGAACGACGAGTCTCGACGACTGTTTGAGGAGCTTGGGAGCACAGCGATAAAGGAGCTGGCCTTTAGAGACAGCTGGGTGTTTGTTGGAGCCAAGGGCATTGAGAATAAGAGTCCCTTTGAGCAG CGCATGAAGAACAGTAAGAGCAGCAACAAGTATGAAGGCTGGCCCGAGTCTCTGGAGATGGATGGCTGCATCCCCCTGCGACCACCACTTGAGGGTTAA
- the idh3g gene encoding isocitrate dehydrogenase [NAD] subunit gamma, mitochondrial isoform X1, with protein MAAHSAVLSMSKIVNPFLGGRLGNTVKIFGTTLTCHRNKSILTKENIPPPAKYGGRHTVTLIPGDGIGPELLNHVREVFRFSCVPVDFEVVNVNSALESEDDINNAITAIRRNGIALKGNIETNHTMPPSVKSRNNLLRTNLDLYANVMHCQSLPGVQTRHKNIDIMIIRENTEGEYSSLEHESVSGVVECLKIITRNNSLRIAEYAFQLAREKGRRKVTAVHKANIMKLGDGLFLQCCREVASGYPDIKFDSMIVDNTTMQLVSKPQQFDVMVMPNLYGNVVSNVCAGLVGGPGLVPGANYGRVYAVFETATRNTGKSVAGRNVANPTAMLLASCMMLDHLKLYDYATLIRNAVLITMNETRLHTADLGGQGTTSEVVQSIMRLIQSKAQLTSEM; from the exons ATGGCTGCCCACAGTGCTGTGCTCTCTATGTCCAAAATTGTAAACCCTTTCCTGGGTGGACGCCTTGGAAATACGGTTAAA ataTTTGGGACCACTTTGACTTGTCACCGGAATAAGTCGATTCTTACT aaagaaaatatt CCTCCTCCTGCTAAGTATGGCGGCAGACACACTGTGACCCTTATACCTGGTGATGGAATCGGCCCAGAGCTTCTTAACCATGTCAGAGAGGTTTTCAG GTTCAGCTGTGTGCCAGTGGACTTTGAGGTGGTGAATGTAAACTCCGCTTTGGAGTCGGAGGATGATATCAACAACGCCATCACTGCAATCCGTCGTAATGGAATTGCCCTTAAAG GTAACATAGAAACCAACCACACTATGCCGCCCTCTGTCAAATCCAGAAATAACCTGCTGCG AACAAACTTAGACCTGTACGCCAACGTGATGCACTGCCAGTCTCTCCCCGGAGTCCAGACTCGCCACAAGAACATCGACATCATGATCATCAGGGAAAACACAGAAGGAGAATACAGCAGTCTGGAGCACGAG AGTGTATCGGGGGTAGTGGAGTGTCTGAAGATCATCACCAGGAACAATTCTCTCAGGATTGCTGAGTATGCTTTCCAATTGGCCAGGGAGAAAGGTCGCCGCAAGGTCACTGCTGTGCATAAGGCTAATATCAT GAAGCTTGGTGATGGCTTGTTTCTGCAGTGCTGCAGAGAAGTGGCCTCTGGATACCCAGACATCAAATTTGACAGCATGATTGTTGACAACACCACCATGCAG CTTGTGTCCAAGCCTCAGCAATTTGACGTAATGGTGATGCCTAATCTGTATGGAAACGTTGTCAGCAACGTGTGCGCTGGCCTGGTGGGAGGGCCTGGCCTCGTGCCCGGGGCCAATTATGGTCGGGTCTATGCTGTATTTGAAACG GCCAcaagaaacacaggaaaaagTGTTGCAGGCAGAAACGTAGCAAACCCTACTGCCATGCTGCTAGCCAGCTGCATGATGCTGGACCATCTTAA GCTTTATGACTATGCCACCTTGATCAGGAATGCAGTCCTCATCACAATGAATGAAACCAGG TTGCACACGGCTGATCTCGGGGGTCAAGGCACCACTTCAGAGGTGGTTCAGTCAATCATGAGGCTCATCCAGAGTAAAGCCCAGCTCACATCAGAGATGTAA
- the idh3g gene encoding isocitrate dehydrogenase [NAD] subunit gamma, mitochondrial isoform X2, translated as MAAHSAVLSMSKIVNPFLGGRLGNTVKIFGTTLTCHRNKSILTPPPAKYGGRHTVTLIPGDGIGPELLNHVREVFRFSCVPVDFEVVNVNSALESEDDINNAITAIRRNGIALKGNIETNHTMPPSVKSRNNLLRTNLDLYANVMHCQSLPGVQTRHKNIDIMIIRENTEGEYSSLEHESVSGVVECLKIITRNNSLRIAEYAFQLAREKGRRKVTAVHKANIMKLGDGLFLQCCREVASGYPDIKFDSMIVDNTTMQLVSKPQQFDVMVMPNLYGNVVSNVCAGLVGGPGLVPGANYGRVYAVFETATRNTGKSVAGRNVANPTAMLLASCMMLDHLKLYDYATLIRNAVLITMNETRLHTADLGGQGTTSEVVQSIMRLIQSKAQLTSEM; from the exons ATGGCTGCCCACAGTGCTGTGCTCTCTATGTCCAAAATTGTAAACCCTTTCCTGGGTGGACGCCTTGGAAATACGGTTAAA ataTTTGGGACCACTTTGACTTGTCACCGGAATAAGTCGATTCTTACT CCTCCTCCTGCTAAGTATGGCGGCAGACACACTGTGACCCTTATACCTGGTGATGGAATCGGCCCAGAGCTTCTTAACCATGTCAGAGAGGTTTTCAG GTTCAGCTGTGTGCCAGTGGACTTTGAGGTGGTGAATGTAAACTCCGCTTTGGAGTCGGAGGATGATATCAACAACGCCATCACTGCAATCCGTCGTAATGGAATTGCCCTTAAAG GTAACATAGAAACCAACCACACTATGCCGCCCTCTGTCAAATCCAGAAATAACCTGCTGCG AACAAACTTAGACCTGTACGCCAACGTGATGCACTGCCAGTCTCTCCCCGGAGTCCAGACTCGCCACAAGAACATCGACATCATGATCATCAGGGAAAACACAGAAGGAGAATACAGCAGTCTGGAGCACGAG AGTGTATCGGGGGTAGTGGAGTGTCTGAAGATCATCACCAGGAACAATTCTCTCAGGATTGCTGAGTATGCTTTCCAATTGGCCAGGGAGAAAGGTCGCCGCAAGGTCACTGCTGTGCATAAGGCTAATATCAT GAAGCTTGGTGATGGCTTGTTTCTGCAGTGCTGCAGAGAAGTGGCCTCTGGATACCCAGACATCAAATTTGACAGCATGATTGTTGACAACACCACCATGCAG CTTGTGTCCAAGCCTCAGCAATTTGACGTAATGGTGATGCCTAATCTGTATGGAAACGTTGTCAGCAACGTGTGCGCTGGCCTGGTGGGAGGGCCTGGCCTCGTGCCCGGGGCCAATTATGGTCGGGTCTATGCTGTATTTGAAACG GCCAcaagaaacacaggaaaaagTGTTGCAGGCAGAAACGTAGCAAACCCTACTGCCATGCTGCTAGCCAGCTGCATGATGCTGGACCATCTTAA GCTTTATGACTATGCCACCTTGATCAGGAATGCAGTCCTCATCACAATGAATGAAACCAGG TTGCACACGGCTGATCTCGGGGGTCAAGGCACCACTTCAGAGGTGGTTCAGTCAATCATGAGGCTCATCCAGAGTAAAGCCCAGCTCACATCAGAGATGTAA